Genomic window (Arachis hypogaea cultivar Tifrunner chromosome 13, arahy.Tifrunner.gnm2.J5K5, whole genome shotgun sequence):
AGTTTAAGAAATATACACATACAACGAAAAAAAGTTCATGGATGAGTAACGAATTTAAAAGAAAATCTATATTAAAAATAGCAAAAGGAAAAACATCCAAGTTCTTGATTCTGATAATCTTATACCACTGTTCTAAGTTCTCTAATAAATAGCAAAAGCTCCAAATATCAGTTCTGAACAGAGAgaccaaaaataagtactaaagaTTGGCCTTGTGAACAAACCGAATCATTGGGAGCTCACCACCGTATAGTTAGATGGCTTGACATTATCTCACCTAAACACGAAAAACTTAGGTACCATATAACATCATGGAACCAATAAAAATGTTCGAGTTACTCATTTTGCATCGTATATTAGGCTCCCTAatcattattactattattattatgactACTAATAGCCACCTGAAATGGGATGACATGATACCCAATTCAATAATAATAGAAATGTTAATTCACCTGTACACGATGCAAAATGAATACACCTATCACGATTAATGGAGAACCCAAACATTATGCAATTGTAAAccccccaagcacttgaaaaagaTCACAAAATTGTACTAGTACACAATTTCATTGTCAAAAAACAGTACCAGCAGCCTTAACCTCTTTAGGAGTTCTTGTTGGTTGTGGTGGTGTTGTTGCCTGAACCCAGCCACCATCAATGGTTTCCAAACTCCCATTCAACCCATCATCAACAAAGTCACCAACCCTCTTCACCTTAAGTTCTCTTGGCTCAACAGGGTACTTCCCAGAGAAACAAGCATAACAGAACTTTGGGGACTCATGGCCCAACAAATTCctcaagctatcaaatggaagaaaagcaagTGAATCAGAACCAATAAAATCCCTAATCTCCTCAACGCTCATCCTATTAGAAATCAACTCCTCAGAGCTTGGAGTATCCACACCATAGTAACAAGAACCAATGATTGGTGGGCTTGCAATCCTCATGTGAACCTCTTTGGCACCAGCCTCCTTCAACAACCTCACAATCTTTGATGATGTTGTTCCTCTCACAATTGAATCATCCACCACCACAACTCTCTTCCCTTCTAGAACCGCGCGAACCGGCGATAGCTTAAGCTTCACGCCAAAGTCCCTAATCTTCTGAGAAGGCTCAATAAAGGTCCTCCCAACATAGTGGGACCTAATTAGCCCCTGCTGGAAGGGGACACCGGCTTTCGCGGCGTATCCAAGCGCCGCAACAACACCAGAATCAGGCACAGCTATCACAACATCACAATCAACAGGGCTCTCGGTTGCAAGAATCTCACCAAATTGCCTTCTAGATTCATACACTGACCTACCAAAAACAACAGAATTGGGTAAAGCGAAGTAAATATGCTCAAATATACACTGTTTGGGTTGCGGATGAGACATGAGGCAGAGACTCTGAATTCCATTGTTGTCCACAACAATAACCTCGCCAGGGTACACTTCTCTTTCGTAAGTAGCTTCAATCAAATCAAGAGCGCAAGTTTCAGAAGCAAAAACCACAGAACCGTTGCTTCTTCTTCCCATAACCAAAGGCCTAAATCCAAACGGGTCCCTAACAGCAACAAGCTTGTCCTCTGTAACAAACACCATTGAATACGCACCTTCGAGCTTCTCACAGGCGTCAACGATTCTCAGAATAAAAGGTCGGTGCTTCGAAGTTGCGATGAGGTGAAGAACCACCTCAGTATCAGACGTTGTGTTGAAGATGGAACCGTTGTCTTCCAGTTTTGCCCTCAAGGTTCGGTAATTTACGAGATTACCATTGTGAGCCACGCCGACGGAGCCAAAGCGGTATCCGGCGACGAAAGGCTGGACGTTCTTGAGCATGGACTGTCCGGCGGTGGAGTAACGGACATGGCCGATGGCGAGAGAGCCGGAGAGCTGGTCGAGCTTGGACTCGTTGAAGACGTCGGAGACGAGGCCGACGCCGGTGATGGATTGGAGGACGTTGTTGTTGACGGTTACTATTCCGGCGCCTTCTTGGCCGCGGTGCTGTAGAGCGTGGAGTGCGAGGTAGCAGAGGCGGGAGGCTTCGGGGTCGCCGTAGATTCCAACGACGCCGCACTCTTCGCGTGGCTTTTCGTCGTCATCGGAGAAGGAGAAGGGAGACGAGTGTTGGTGCTGTTGTGGTTTGGGGATTGGGTTGTGGTTGTGGGATGTGGCGGCGCGTGTTATCGTGGTGGCGGTGGGTTTAGGGAGGGTTTTGttgtggaagagagggagagaggaggGTTTGGAGagcgcggtggtggtggtggtggcggcagcggttgatgagagagaagaagagaggtttGAAAGTGAAGTAGCGGCCATGAGCGAATGGTTCAAGAGATTGATGGTGTCTGGTGTGCGCTGATGCTACGGGGTAAACAAGACTCGGATGCTTTATATTTCTTCTAGGTTTGTGGATTCAAcacaaattttcttcttttttttttttaataaaaaatcaaaatatcataagaatctaatctaatttatatataatacaaaaagattttatgcgatttttaattcaaattaattaaaatatctttgttatttaatttattagattttatcttagttgaataatattttaaaattaaataaatgaaaattcGTTGAagaaatttctaaaataaaatagctTCTtcgatttcaaatatttttcatacatttcaaaaattttgttttgttgttattcattaaatgttgaaaaagaataataatctccaaatttctctctctctttaaattatttatattctcTACCTATTCCGTCCGAAAAGCTTGTGTGAACTGTGAACTCGCCTAACGGCTTTTAGAAGATGGGTAATTGGGCTTCCTAGTTTAGTTTGAAAAGTCAAAGTTATCATGTTGGATACTGTGAAGCGACGGAAAATCAGTCTAAGCAAGATTTTTTCATCTAAAAATTAAGTTTTA
Coding sequences:
- the LOC112736953 gene encoding amidophosphoribosyltransferase, chloroplastic, whose amino-acid sequence is MAATSLSNLSSSLSSTAAATTTTTALSKPSSLPLFHNKTLPKPTATTITRAATSHNHNPIPKPQQHQHSSPFSFSDDDEKPREECGVVGIYGDPEASRLCYLALHALQHRGQEGAGIVTVNNNVLQSITGVGLVSDVFNESKLDQLSGSLAIGHVRYSTAGQSMLKNVQPFVAGYRFGSVGVAHNGNLVNYRTLRAKLEDNGSIFNTTSDTEVVLHLIATSKHRPFILRIVDACEKLEGAYSMVFVTEDKLVAVRDPFGFRPLVMGRRSNGSVVFASETCALDLIEATYEREVYPGEVIVVDNNGIQSLCLMSHPQPKQCIFEHIYFALPNSVVFGRSVYESRRQFGEILATESPVDCDVVIAVPDSGVVAALGYAAKAGVPFQQGLIRSHYVGRTFIEPSQKIRDFGVKLKLSPVRAVLEGKRVVVVDDSIVRGTTSSKIVRLLKEAGAKEVHMRIASPPIIGSCYYGVDTPSSEELISNRMSVEEIRDFIGSDSLAFLPFDSLRNLLGHESPKFCYACFSGKYPVEPRELKVKRVGDFVDDGLNGSLETIDGGWVQATTPPQPTRTPKEVKAAGTVF